A stretch of Lathyrus oleraceus cultivar Zhongwan6 chromosome 6, CAAS_Psat_ZW6_1.0, whole genome shotgun sequence DNA encodes these proteins:
- the LOC127091316 gene encoding cysteine-rich receptor-like protein kinase 10 isoform X1 has protein sequence MHIFKTSTTATTIQFILLASLLTSLPFPFEASPIYSYHACTETSYYKPKSNFQTALKTLLSSLISNSTLHNGFYTVHIPLFNSPNDLKGLFLCRADTTPSICQHCVTAAANNITNLCNNQTESIIWYDECLLRYSNNSFLNHIVPAVTLESDESVPDSEVSQFSDFLAKLLKDLAYEAVNSPSGHKFAAKENFLGSMKVYSLAQCTPDLSVFDCNTCLQGAISSIGNCCDGKRGARSLLPSCNIRYEFYSFYNVSAVSIQPQLSPPSSGKSNVAMIIGIVVAIVVAVVLLIIGCYFLRKRARRKYNYDTTFIQGSSSIRREDLTDIDCLQFDFATIEAATNCFSDENKIGRGGFGVVYKGILPDGHEIAVKRLSVTSLQGAIEFKNEVSLVAKLQHRNLVRMFGFCLEGREKILVYEYIPNKSLDHFLFGTASKVISFIKIEILLLLISIFIVDPAKQRDLDWSKRYKIVVGIARGILYLHEDSQLRIIHRDLKASNVLLDENMNPKISDFGMARIFQADQTQVNTRRIVGTYGYMSPEYAMRGQFSVKSDVFSFGVLVLEIVSGKKNTDSNQWNDADDDLLSYAWKKWSEQTPLELLDPMLRESYSRNEVMRCIHIGLLCIQESPHDRPSMETVALMLNSYSVTLSLPRQPPSFFRGRTPDRIKQGFNSDQSTTGSIPWSVNDVSITEVHPR, from the exons ATGCATATCTTCAAAACATCAACAACTGCAACAACTATCCAATTCATTCTACTTGCATCCTTGTTAACTTCACTtccatttccatttgaagcttctcCAATATACAGCTACCACGCTTGCACAGAAACCTCTTATTACAAACCCAAATCAAATTTCCAAACCGCTTTAAAAACTCTTCTCTCTTCCCTCATCTCAAACTCCACCCTCCACAACGGTTTCTACACCGTCCATATCCCTCTCTTCAATTCCCCCAACGACTTAAAAGGACTCTTCCTCTGCCGTGCCGACACCACTCCCTCTATCTGTCAACACTGTGTAACTGCAGCAGCTAATAACATCACGAATTTGTGTAACAACCAGACAGAGTCTATCATCTGGTACGACGAATGTTTGCTGCGTTACTCCAATAATTCCTTCTTGAATCATATAGTTCCTGCAGTGACCTTGGAGTCTGATGAGAGTGTTCCTGATTCAGAAGTTTCCCAGTTCAGTGATTTCCTTGCAAAGCTTTTGAAGGATTTGGCATATGAAGCTGTGAATTCTCCTTCGGGTCATAAATTTGCTGCAAAAGAGAATTTCTTGGGTTCTATGAAGGTATATTCTTTGGCGCAGTGTACACCAGATTTGTCTGTTTTTGACTGTAACACGTGTTTGCAAGGTGCTATTAGTTCTATTGGAAATTGTTGTGATGGGAAAAGAGGTGCAAGATCACTTCTTCCGAGTTGTAATATTCGATATGAATTTTACTCTTTTTACAATGTTTCTGCTGTTTCTATTCAGCCACAACTTTCTCCTCCTTCTTCAG GAAAGAGCAACGTCGCTATGATTATTGGGATTGTTGTCGCAATTGTTGTTGCTGTGGTGCTTCTCATTATCGGCTGCTATTTCTTGCGTAAGAGGGCAAGGAGGAAGTATAACTATGATACTACATTCATCCAGGGTTCATCTTCAA TTCGGAGGGAGGATCTTACTGATATAGACTGTTTGCAATTTGACTTTGCAACAATTGAAGCTGCCACAAATTGTTTCTCGGATGAGAACAAGATTGGCCGAGGTGGATTTGGTGTGGTTTATAAG GGTATCCTTCCGGACGGACATGAGATAGCGGTGAAGAGGTTGTCAGTAACCTCCTTGCAGGGTGCAATAGAGTTCAAAAATGAAGTTTCCCTTGTGGCCAAGCTTCAACATAGAAATTTAGTGAGAATGTTTGGATTTTGTTTGGAGGGGAGGGAGAAGATTCTTGTCTATGAATACATACCAAATAAAAGCCTTGATCATTTTCTATTTGGTACAGCTTCCAAAGTTATTAGTTTTATAAAAATAGAAATTTTACTGTTGTTAATCTCGATCTTTATTGTAGATCCTGCTAAGCAAAGGGATTTAGATTGGTCAAAACGCTACAAGATTGTAGTTGGCATAGCTCGAGGGATTCTTTATCTCCATGAAGACTCCCAGCTTAGAATTATTCATCGTGATCTCAAAGCAAGCAATGTTCTATTAGACGAAAATATGAATCCAAAGATTTCAGATTTTGGGATGGCAAGAATTTTTCAGGCTGATCAGACTCAAGTAAATACACGACGAATAGTGGGGACTTA CGGTTACATGTCTCCAGAATATGCAATGCGCGGACAATTTTCTGTGAAGTCAGATGTGTTCAGTTTCGGTGTCTTAGTTTTGGAAATTGTAAGTGGCAAGAAGAATACTGATTCAAATCAATGGAATGATGCTGATGATGACCTCTTAAGCTAT GCTTGGAAAAAATGGTCAGAGCAAACACCATTGGAGTTACTTGATCCAATGCTGCGCGAATCTTATTCAAGAAACGAAGTTATGAGATGCATCCATATCGGTTTATTGTGTATTCAGGAAAGTCCACATGACAGACCTTCCATGGAAACTGTTGCACTTATGCTCAACAGTTATTCAGTTACGCTGTCATTACCTCGACAGCCACCGTCTTTCTTCCGTGGAAGAACACCTGACAGAATAAAACAAGGGTTTAATTCTGATCAGTCGACCACTGGATCAATTCCATGGTCTGTAAATGATGTATCCATTACTGAAGTTCACCCTCGATAA
- the LOC127091316 gene encoding cysteine-rich receptor-like protein kinase 44 isoform X2, translating to MHIFKTSTTATTIQFILLASLLTSLPFPFEASPIYSYHACTETSYYKPKSNFQTALKTLLSSLISNSTLHNGFYTVHIPLFNSPNDLKGLFLCRADTTPSICQHCVTAAANNITNLCNNQTESIIWYDECLLRYSNNSFLNHIVPAVTLESDESVPDSEVSQFSDFLAKLLKDLAYEAVNSPSGHKFAAKENFLGSMKVYSLAQCTPDLSVFDCNTCLQGAISSIGNCCDGKRGARSLLPSCNIRYEFYSFYNVSAVSIQPQLSPPSSGKSNVAMIIGIVVAIVVAVVLLIIGCYFLRKRARRKYNYDTTFIQGSSSIRREDLTDIDCLQFDFATIEAATNCFSDENKIGRGGFGVVYKGILPDGHEIAVKRLSVTSLQGAIEFKNEVSLVAKLQHRNLVRMFGFCLEGREKILVYEYIPNKSLDHFLFDPAKQRDLDWSKRYKIVVGIARGILYLHEDSQLRIIHRDLKASNVLLDENMNPKISDFGMARIFQADQTQVNTRRIVGTYGYMSPEYAMRGQFSVKSDVFSFGVLVLEIVSGKKNTDSNQWNDADDDLLSYAWKKWSEQTPLELLDPMLRESYSRNEVMRCIHIGLLCIQESPHDRPSMETVALMLNSYSVTLSLPRQPPSFFRGRTPDRIKQGFNSDQSTTGSIPWSVNDVSITEVHPR from the exons ATGCATATCTTCAAAACATCAACAACTGCAACAACTATCCAATTCATTCTACTTGCATCCTTGTTAACTTCACTtccatttccatttgaagcttctcCAATATACAGCTACCACGCTTGCACAGAAACCTCTTATTACAAACCCAAATCAAATTTCCAAACCGCTTTAAAAACTCTTCTCTCTTCCCTCATCTCAAACTCCACCCTCCACAACGGTTTCTACACCGTCCATATCCCTCTCTTCAATTCCCCCAACGACTTAAAAGGACTCTTCCTCTGCCGTGCCGACACCACTCCCTCTATCTGTCAACACTGTGTAACTGCAGCAGCTAATAACATCACGAATTTGTGTAACAACCAGACAGAGTCTATCATCTGGTACGACGAATGTTTGCTGCGTTACTCCAATAATTCCTTCTTGAATCATATAGTTCCTGCAGTGACCTTGGAGTCTGATGAGAGTGTTCCTGATTCAGAAGTTTCCCAGTTCAGTGATTTCCTTGCAAAGCTTTTGAAGGATTTGGCATATGAAGCTGTGAATTCTCCTTCGGGTCATAAATTTGCTGCAAAAGAGAATTTCTTGGGTTCTATGAAGGTATATTCTTTGGCGCAGTGTACACCAGATTTGTCTGTTTTTGACTGTAACACGTGTTTGCAAGGTGCTATTAGTTCTATTGGAAATTGTTGTGATGGGAAAAGAGGTGCAAGATCACTTCTTCCGAGTTGTAATATTCGATATGAATTTTACTCTTTTTACAATGTTTCTGCTGTTTCTATTCAGCCACAACTTTCTCCTCCTTCTTCAG GAAAGAGCAACGTCGCTATGATTATTGGGATTGTTGTCGCAATTGTTGTTGCTGTGGTGCTTCTCATTATCGGCTGCTATTTCTTGCGTAAGAGGGCAAGGAGGAAGTATAACTATGATACTACATTCATCCAGGGTTCATCTTCAA TTCGGAGGGAGGATCTTACTGATATAGACTGTTTGCAATTTGACTTTGCAACAATTGAAGCTGCCACAAATTGTTTCTCGGATGAGAACAAGATTGGCCGAGGTGGATTTGGTGTGGTTTATAAG GGTATCCTTCCGGACGGACATGAGATAGCGGTGAAGAGGTTGTCAGTAACCTCCTTGCAGGGTGCAATAGAGTTCAAAAATGAAGTTTCCCTTGTGGCCAAGCTTCAACATAGAAATTTAGTGAGAATGTTTGGATTTTGTTTGGAGGGGAGGGAGAAGATTCTTGTCTATGAATACATACCAAATAAAAGCCTTGATCATTTTCTATTTG ATCCTGCTAAGCAAAGGGATTTAGATTGGTCAAAACGCTACAAGATTGTAGTTGGCATAGCTCGAGGGATTCTTTATCTCCATGAAGACTCCCAGCTTAGAATTATTCATCGTGATCTCAAAGCAAGCAATGTTCTATTAGACGAAAATATGAATCCAAAGATTTCAGATTTTGGGATGGCAAGAATTTTTCAGGCTGATCAGACTCAAGTAAATACACGACGAATAGTGGGGACTTA CGGTTACATGTCTCCAGAATATGCAATGCGCGGACAATTTTCTGTGAAGTCAGATGTGTTCAGTTTCGGTGTCTTAGTTTTGGAAATTGTAAGTGGCAAGAAGAATACTGATTCAAATCAATGGAATGATGCTGATGATGACCTCTTAAGCTAT GCTTGGAAAAAATGGTCAGAGCAAACACCATTGGAGTTACTTGATCCAATGCTGCGCGAATCTTATTCAAGAAACGAAGTTATGAGATGCATCCATATCGGTTTATTGTGTATTCAGGAAAGTCCACATGACAGACCTTCCATGGAAACTGTTGCACTTATGCTCAACAGTTATTCAGTTACGCTGTCATTACCTCGACAGCCACCGTCTTTCTTCCGTGGAAGAACACCTGACAGAATAAAACAAGGGTTTAATTCTGATCAGTCGACCACTGGATCAATTCCATGGTCTGTAAATGATGTATCCATTACTGAAGTTCACCCTCGATAA
- the LOC127091316 gene encoding cysteine-rich receptor-like protein kinase 44 isoform X3: MHIFKTSTTATTIQFILLASLLTSLPFPFEASPIYSYHACTETSYYKPKSNFQTALKTLLSSLISNSTLHNGFYTVHIPLFNSPNDLKGLFLCRADTTPSICQHCVTAAANNITNLCNNQTESIIWYDECLLRYSNNSFLNHIVPAVTLESDESVPDSEVSQFSDFLAKLLKDLAYEAVNSPSGHKFAAKENFLGSMKVYSLAQCTPDLSVFDCNTCLQGAISSIGNCCDGKRGARSLLPSCNIRYEFYSFYNVSAVSIQPQLSPPSSGKSNVAMIIGIVVAIVVAVVLLIIGCYFLRKRARRKYNYDTTFIQGSSSLYCDVFVVRREDLTDIDCLQFDFATIEAATNCFSDENKIGRGGFGVVYKGILPDGHEIAVKRLSVTSLQGAIEFKNEVSLVAKLQHRNLVRMFGFCLEGREKILVYEYIPNKSLDHFLFDPAKQRDLDWSKRYKIVVGIARGILYLHEDSQLRIIHRDLKASNVLLDENMNPKISDFGMARIFQADQTQVNTRRIVGTYGYMSPEYAMRGQFSVKSDVFSFGVLVLEIVSGKKNTDSNQWNDADDDLLSYAWKKWSEQTPLELLDPMLRESYSRNEVMRCIHIGLLCIQESPHDRPSMETVALMLNSYSVTLSLPRQPPSFFRGRTPDRIKQGFNSDQSTTGSIPWSVNDVSITEVHPR, encoded by the exons ATGCATATCTTCAAAACATCAACAACTGCAACAACTATCCAATTCATTCTACTTGCATCCTTGTTAACTTCACTtccatttccatttgaagcttctcCAATATACAGCTACCACGCTTGCACAGAAACCTCTTATTACAAACCCAAATCAAATTTCCAAACCGCTTTAAAAACTCTTCTCTCTTCCCTCATCTCAAACTCCACCCTCCACAACGGTTTCTACACCGTCCATATCCCTCTCTTCAATTCCCCCAACGACTTAAAAGGACTCTTCCTCTGCCGTGCCGACACCACTCCCTCTATCTGTCAACACTGTGTAACTGCAGCAGCTAATAACATCACGAATTTGTGTAACAACCAGACAGAGTCTATCATCTGGTACGACGAATGTTTGCTGCGTTACTCCAATAATTCCTTCTTGAATCATATAGTTCCTGCAGTGACCTTGGAGTCTGATGAGAGTGTTCCTGATTCAGAAGTTTCCCAGTTCAGTGATTTCCTTGCAAAGCTTTTGAAGGATTTGGCATATGAAGCTGTGAATTCTCCTTCGGGTCATAAATTTGCTGCAAAAGAGAATTTCTTGGGTTCTATGAAGGTATATTCTTTGGCGCAGTGTACACCAGATTTGTCTGTTTTTGACTGTAACACGTGTTTGCAAGGTGCTATTAGTTCTATTGGAAATTGTTGTGATGGGAAAAGAGGTGCAAGATCACTTCTTCCGAGTTGTAATATTCGATATGAATTTTACTCTTTTTACAATGTTTCTGCTGTTTCTATTCAGCCACAACTTTCTCCTCCTTCTTCAG GAAAGAGCAACGTCGCTATGATTATTGGGATTGTTGTCGCAATTGTTGTTGCTGTGGTGCTTCTCATTATCGGCTGCTATTTCTTGCGTAAGAGGGCAAGGAGGAAGTATAACTATGATACTACATTCATCCAGGGTTCATCTTC ACTGTACTGTGATGTCTTTGTAGTTCGGAGGGAGGATCTTACTGATATAGACTGTTTGCAATTTGACTTTGCAACAATTGAAGCTGCCACAAATTGTTTCTCGGATGAGAACAAGATTGGCCGAGGTGGATTTGGTGTGGTTTATAAG GGTATCCTTCCGGACGGACATGAGATAGCGGTGAAGAGGTTGTCAGTAACCTCCTTGCAGGGTGCAATAGAGTTCAAAAATGAAGTTTCCCTTGTGGCCAAGCTTCAACATAGAAATTTAGTGAGAATGTTTGGATTTTGTTTGGAGGGGAGGGAGAAGATTCTTGTCTATGAATACATACCAAATAAAAGCCTTGATCATTTTCTATTTG ATCCTGCTAAGCAAAGGGATTTAGATTGGTCAAAACGCTACAAGATTGTAGTTGGCATAGCTCGAGGGATTCTTTATCTCCATGAAGACTCCCAGCTTAGAATTATTCATCGTGATCTCAAAGCAAGCAATGTTCTATTAGACGAAAATATGAATCCAAAGATTTCAGATTTTGGGATGGCAAGAATTTTTCAGGCTGATCAGACTCAAGTAAATACACGACGAATAGTGGGGACTTA CGGTTACATGTCTCCAGAATATGCAATGCGCGGACAATTTTCTGTGAAGTCAGATGTGTTCAGTTTCGGTGTCTTAGTTTTGGAAATTGTAAGTGGCAAGAAGAATACTGATTCAAATCAATGGAATGATGCTGATGATGACCTCTTAAGCTAT GCTTGGAAAAAATGGTCAGAGCAAACACCATTGGAGTTACTTGATCCAATGCTGCGCGAATCTTATTCAAGAAACGAAGTTATGAGATGCATCCATATCGGTTTATTGTGTATTCAGGAAAGTCCACATGACAGACCTTCCATGGAAACTGTTGCACTTATGCTCAACAGTTATTCAGTTACGCTGTCATTACCTCGACAGCCACCGTCTTTCTTCCGTGGAAGAACACCTGACAGAATAAAACAAGGGTTTAATTCTGATCAGTCGACCACTGGATCAATTCCATGGTCTGTAAATGATGTATCCATTACTGAAGTTCACCCTCGATAA